A single genomic interval of Tautonia marina harbors:
- a CDS encoding urease accessory protein UreF, translating to MRVLQFGDSVLPVGAFSFSNGLESAVQLGIVQDTATLEQFIGTALHQAATSDGIAVLAAFRAARDDDLGRIVDADFAVANRKLNEEMRTMTVRMGRKLAEMAEHVLGPSVCSSWLAAIRRGDAPGCFPIGQALVFSSLGLSEQDAFAVHQYGLASMMVAASLRLMRLHYLDAQAILFRVNSEAEAHYKQIASASIDDMAAFAPVMDIVASAHVKATVRMFMN from the coding sequence ATGCGCGTCCTTCAATTCGGCGACTCGGTGCTCCCGGTGGGCGCTTTCTCGTTCTCCAACGGGCTGGAGTCGGCGGTGCAGCTTGGCATCGTCCAGGATACGGCAACCCTGGAACAATTCATCGGTACGGCCCTCCATCAGGCGGCCACGTCTGACGGGATCGCGGTGCTTGCCGCGTTCCGAGCCGCGCGGGACGATGACCTCGGCCGCATCGTGGACGCGGACTTTGCCGTTGCCAATCGCAAGCTCAACGAGGAGATGCGCACCATGACGGTGCGGATGGGTCGCAAGCTCGCCGAGATGGCCGAGCATGTGCTCGGTCCCAGCGTCTGCTCCTCCTGGCTCGCCGCCATTCGCCGCGGAGATGCCCCCGGATGTTTCCCCATAGGCCAGGCCCTCGTGTTCTCCTCCCTCGGCCTGTCGGAGCAGGACGCGTTCGCGGTGCATCAGTATGGCCTGGCGAGTATGATGGTCGCCGCGTCGTTGCGACTGATGCGCCTTCACTACCTTGACGCCCAGGCGATCCTCTTCCGCGTCAACTCCGAGGCCGAGGCCCACTACAAGCAGATCGCCTCGGCCTCGATCGACGACATGGCGGCCTTCGCGCCGGTAATGGACATCGTTGCCTCCGCTCACGTGAAGGCGACCGTCCGCATGTTCATGAACTGA
- the ureG gene encoding urease accessory protein UreG, with amino-acid sequence MKKITRIGIGGPVGSGKTAIIEAISPMLIEMGIRVLVITNDVVTTEDAKHVQRTLKGVLIEERILGVETGACPHTAVREDPSMNLAAVEDMEAKFPDTDVVLIESGGDNLTLTFSPALVDFFIYVIDVAAGDKIPRKNGPGITQSDILVINKTDLAPYVGASLEVMDHDSRLMRGDKPFLFTNCKTGEGIRELVDLIRENVLFDLQLPAAGA; translated from the coding sequence ATGAAGAAGATCACTCGCATCGGAATCGGCGGCCCCGTCGGGTCGGGGAAGACGGCCATCATCGAGGCCATTTCCCCGATGCTCATCGAGATGGGCATCCGGGTCCTGGTCATCACCAACGACGTTGTGACCACCGAAGACGCCAAGCACGTGCAGCGCACGCTCAAAGGCGTGCTCATCGAGGAGCGTATCCTCGGCGTAGAGACCGGCGCCTGCCCGCACACGGCCGTCCGCGAGGACCCCAGCATGAACCTCGCCGCCGTTGAGGATATGGAGGCGAAGTTCCCCGACACCGACGTCGTGCTCATCGAGAGCGGCGGCGACAACCTCACGCTCACCTTCAGCCCGGCCCTGGTCGACTTCTTCATCTACGTCATCGACGTGGCCGCCGGCGACAAGATCCCCCGCAAGAACGGCCCCGGGATTACCCAGTCCGACATCCTCGTCATCAACAAGACCGACCTGGCACCCTATGTCGGGGCCAGCCTCGAAGTCATGGACCACGACTCCCGACTAATGCGCGGCGACAAGCCGTTCCTCTTCACCAACTGCAAGACCGGTGAGGGGATCCGAGAACTCGTCGACCTGATCCGGGAGAATGTTCTGTTCGATCTCCAGTTGCCGGCGGCCGGAGCATGA
- a CDS encoding urease accessory protein UreD — protein sequence MIIDAPELAPYQDEPKQLPSGSFGKVASLRLRFDDRGNRSILGFMDRRAPLLVQRALYCDEGMPGLPVVHIISNAGGILQGDRYTMEFVAGPGACGHITTQAATKIHEMDANYASQEQDIILEDGAYLEYLPDPVIPFRHSRFLSRTRIRIAPAATLLYAEILMAGRKYYREGERFQFDLFSSTVRANRPSGAELFVEKFVIEPARSPASRIGIMGDFDVFGNVILLTPREHADAIFDQVPALWDKRENMASGVSRLPNDAGLIYKILGMESGPVRTKVREFWSIVRSQVTGKPVTPEFPWR from the coding sequence ATGATCATCGACGCCCCGGAACTCGCCCCGTATCAGGACGAGCCGAAACAACTCCCCAGCGGTTCCTTCGGCAAGGTTGCATCGCTCCGGTTGCGCTTCGATGACCGGGGCAACCGCTCCATCCTCGGCTTCATGGACCGCCGCGCTCCCCTCCTCGTGCAGCGTGCCCTCTACTGCGACGAGGGAATGCCCGGCCTGCCCGTCGTCCACATCATCAGCAACGCCGGCGGGATCCTCCAGGGTGACCGCTACACCATGGAGTTCGTCGCTGGGCCCGGCGCCTGCGGCCACATCACGACCCAGGCGGCCACGAAGATCCACGAGATGGATGCGAATTACGCCTCCCAGGAGCAGGACATTATCCTGGAGGACGGCGCGTATCTCGAATACCTCCCCGACCCGGTCATCCCTTTCCGGCACTCCCGGTTCCTCAGCCGCACCCGAATCCGGATCGCTCCCGCGGCGACGCTCCTCTACGCAGAGATCCTCATGGCTGGGCGTAAGTACTATCGCGAAGGCGAGCGATTCCAGTTCGACCTGTTCTCCTCGACGGTCCGGGCAAATCGGCCCTCGGGAGCCGAGCTCTTCGTCGAGAAGTTCGTGATCGAGCCAGCCCGCTCGCCTGCCAGCCGCATCGGAATCATGGGGGATTTCGACGTCTTCGGGAACGTCATCCTCCTGACTCCTCGCGAGCACGCCGACGCAATCTTCGATCAGGTCCCCGCTCTCTGGGACAAACGTGAGAACATGGCCTCCGGGGTGAGCCGACTCCCGAACGATGCCGGTCTGATCTACAAGATTCTCGGGATGGAGTCGGGGCCCGTCCGTACAAAGGTCCGAGAGTTCTGGTCGATCGTCCGATCGCAGGTCACCGGCAAGCCGGTCACTCCGGAGTTTCCCTGGCGCTGA